The DNA segment TACTCCCGTGCCGATCAGGGTTTTTTCAGACACGATTTCTGCATTTGACTGGCTTGAAAACCGGACCCTACTCTTTCAATAGTCGGTGCGTTCTTTGCGCTGGTCGATTGATAATTGTCAGCAATCGAACTGTATTGAAAACCGCAGGAAAAGGAATTGAATTTGATAAGGGTAGGCAATGAGGCGAAATCAACAAGCTAAGGATATACCCACATTTTATACAGATATGGCCGAAGTCAGTGTAACCGGTGGCATACTAATGGTCAGAATACTGGATGAGCAGCCGGATAAAGAAGCCATTGTAAGGCATTGCCGCATATTAAACGGAAAGCTGAACGGGGTAAATTATCCGGCAATACTTGATTTGCGTTATCTTGAGAATATAGCTGATCTCAAAATCGATGATTTTCTTTGCTTTGAGAAAGCTGTTTCATCGGAAGTGATAATCTTGGTAAGGACAGCTGCAAAGGCGTCTGGATGTAGTATTTTCACGGTTTGTGAAAATGAAAGTGATGCCATTGGCAGGCTCCGAAAATCTGTGCAATTTGACTGAACTATGCAGGAACTGATTTACAATGAGCACGCATTTGTTGTGAAGGGTAGTTATTCATCGCTGATGGCTAATGTAACCTGCTATGAAAACCGGCTGTTGCATGTAAAAGTGGTGCTTGATGCGGAGCTTACGCTGGATATTATTAAGGCACATAATCAGATGTCTGTTGAGTATCTGGGAGAATGCGTTTTTGATGTGTTGTTTGATATACAGGATGTTTCGTTGTTCAGGGTGCCCAATAAGGTGTTGCGCTACTGGGCCGAGCCCAATGAATACAGCCAATACGTGGGTAAAATGGCGATATTGGTAAAAAGCAAACCACATATGCAGCTGGCTAATTTTTACATCCGTTTTTTCAGGCCGGTGAACCCGAGTCGTTTTTTTACTGAAAAGGACAAAGCACTGAGCTGGATTTATGGCGGTTAAATAGCATTCTTTTGTGCTGAAAACGCCTATCTTTGAACCTCTTTGGTAAACTATGGAAAAAGAATGGTATGCCCACCCCACAGCCGTTATTGATGAAGGTTGTGTAATTGGCAAGGGATCCAAAATCTGGCATTTCTCGCATCTTATGCCCGGCTGTGTGCTGGGCGAAAACTGCAACATCGGACAGAACGTGGTGATTTCGCCTGAAGTAATTCTGGGGCGGAATGTGAAAGTGCAGAACAACGTTTCCATTTACACGGGTGTAAGCTGTGATGATGATGTGTTTTTGGGCCCTTCGTGCGTTTTCACCAATGTGGTTAATCCGCGCAGTGCAGTTAACCGCCGCGGACAGTATTCGAAAACCCACGTGGGGCGCGGCGCCAGTATCGGGGCTAATGCCACGATTGTGTGCGGCCATGATATCGGCGAGTTTGCTTTTATCGGCGCAGGTGCGGTAGTTACCAAAACTGTTCCGGCTTATGCGCTGGTAGTGGGTAACCCTGCACGGCAAATGGGCTGGATGAGCGAATATGGCCACCGCCTTGAATTTAACACCGAGGGGATTGCTGTTTGTCCGGAAAGCGATGAACCGTACAAACTCGAAAACGGCGCCGTGCGCAAACTGGGAAAAGCCTTATGAGTGAACCAATAAAATTTGCCGTAGTAGGCCAGGGGCATATCGGAAAACGCCATGCCGAAATGGTGCGCCGAAATCCTGATACCCGCCTGGTGGCCGTGTGCGATGTAATGCCGAAAGAACAACTGGGGCTTGCCGGCATTGAAGAACCCTGCTATCAGTCGATAGACGATTTGCTTGCCGCACATCCCGATGTGGAAGTTGTGAACGTGTGTACACCCAATGGTTTGCATTCCTCACATGCACTCAAAGCACTTTCGGCCGGCCGCCATGTAGTGGTGGAAAAACCAATGGCGCTGTCGCGCCGCGACTGTGAGCAGATCATTCACACTGCGCTCGACAAGCATAAACAGGTTTTCTGCGTGATGCAAAACCGGTATTCGCCACCATCCGTGTGGATGAAAGACGTGGTGGAAAACAAGATTATTGGTGATGTGTATATGGTGCAGCTAAACTGCTACTGGAACCGCGATGCCCGCTATTACAAAGCCGGCTCATGGAAAGGCAAGCAGGATCTTGACGGCGGCACCCTGTTTACACAGTTCTCGCATTGGATTGATTTGCTCTACTGGCTTTTCGGCGATATCGACAATATACAGGCCCGCTTTGCCGATTTCAATCATGCCGGGCTTACCGAGTTTGAAGATTCGGGTTTTGTAAGTTTCCGTTTCGTAAACGGCGGTATGGGCTGCATCAACTTTTCTACTGCGGTTTGGGACACCAACCTCGAAAGCAGTATTACTGTGGTAGGCAGCAAAGGCAGTGTAAAAGTAGGCGGTCAGTATATGGATAAAGTAGAATACTGCCATATTGATGGCTATACATTGCCCGAACTCGCGCCCACCAATCCGGCCAACGACTACGGGTCATACAAGGGCTCTGCCAACAACCACCATTACGTAATTCAGAATGTGGTTGATGCGCTTCGCGGGAAAACGTCTATTACTACCAATGCACTCGAAGGCCTTAAAGTGGTAGATATGATAGAACGCATTTATGCCCTGCGCGGGACCGACCGTAAATCCTGATTTTAATGAGCAACACCATGAGCATTTATAACGATATTCTGAATAAAAAAGCCAAAGTAGCCGTAATTGGTCTTGGTTATGTGGGCCTTCCCATTGCCCTTGCTTTTGCGCGTAAGGTAAAAGTGATCGGCTTCGACATTAACGCCTCACGTGTGGCGATGATGAAGAAGGGCGTTGATCCCAGCAATGAACTTGCCAAAGAAGATTTCAAAGGCTGTGACATAGAGTTTACTGCCTCGCCCGATAAACTGCGGGAAGCACAGTTTTTTATCATTGCTGTGCCCACGCCTATTGACGAACACAATCTTCCCGACCTCAAGCCGCTCATCGGAGCTTCAAACACGGTTGGTAAAGTGCTCAAGAAAGGTGATTATGTAGTGTATGAGTCCACGGTTTATCCAGGATGTACTGAGGAAGACTGTATTCCGATTCTTGAACGTGAATCGAAGCTGAAATTCAAAACGGATTTCAAAGTGGGTTACTCGCCTGAGCGTATTAATCCGGGCGATAAAGAGCATACCATTACCAAAATTCTTAAAGTGGTATCGGGTTGTGACAAGGAAAGCCTTGATAATATTGCAAAGGTTTACGAAATTATTGTAGAGCCGGGTACACACCGTGCTCCCAGTATCAAAGCTGCTGAGGCCGCCAAGATTATTGAGAACACCCAGCGCGACGTGAATATTGCACTGATGAATGAGCTCTCGATTATTTTCGGGCGTATGGGGATTAATACGTATGATGTACTTGAAGCCGCCGGCACCAAGTGGAACTTTCTGAAATTTTCGCCCGGGCTTGTGGGCGGGCATTGTATAGGAGTGGATCCTTACTACCTCACATACAAAGCGGAAGCGCTGGGCTATCATGCCCGTGTAATTAATTCGGGACGATATGTAAACGACTCGATGGGTTACTATGTGGCCAAGAACACGGTTAAAAAAATTATTGCAGCCGGTAAAAATATTTCAAAGTCGAAAGTGCTTGTAATGGGCGCCACGTTTAAGGAAGACGTGAGCGACATCCGCAATTCGAAAGTGGCTGATATTGTAAAAGAGCTTAAATCGTTTGGGGTAACCGTACATGTGGCCGATCCTCATGCCGATAGTGAAGAATTGAAACATGAATACGGTTTCGGACTGAACAAAACCGGCAAAGGCTACGATGGCGTTATTCTGGCAGTAAGTCATAAGGAGTATAAAAACCTTGATGAAAAGTATTTTGCATCACTGCTTTCGCCCAAAGGGGTTGTGGTAGATGTGAAAGGTATGCTGCGCGGGAAAATCCGCAAACTCAATTACTGGAGCTTGTAACAAAAAATAAGTCACGGAAATGAAAAACGTACTTGTTACCGGAGGAGCCGGATTTATCGGGTCGCATGTAGTTAGAAGGCTGGCGAATGCCTATCCTGATTATCATATTGTAAATCTGGATAAACTCACTTATGCCGGAAACCTTGCCAACCTGAAAGATGTGGAAGGCCGCACAAACTACACCTTTGTGCGTGGCGATATTGTTGACGGTGCTTTTGTGCAGGAATTATTTGCCAAGTACGATTTCAGTTTTGTGGTTCACCTTGCGGCTGAGTCGCATGTGGACCGGTCAATCTCAAACCCCATTGAGTTTGTAATGACCAATGTGGTAGGTACGGTTAATTTGCTGAATGCGGCCAAACATCACTGGCAGGGCAATTACGAAGGCCGCCGGTTCTATCATGTTTCTACCGATGAGGTGTACGGCTCGCTTGGCGATACCGGTATGTTTACCGAAGAAACCCGCTACGACCCGCACAGTCCTTATTCGGCATCCAAAGCAAGCTCCGATCATTTCGTGCGTGCTTATCACGATACCTATCAGCTTCCGGTGGTGCTTTCAAATTGCTCCAACAATTACGGCTCACATCATTTCCCCGAAAAACTCATTCCGCTTGCCATTCACAATATTGTAAACCGCCGGCCCATTCCGGTTTACGGCACCGGCGAAAATGTGCGCGACTGGCTTTGGGTTGAAGATCATGCCCGCGCCATTGACGTAATTCTGCACAAAGGTAAACTGGGCGAAACCTACAACATTGGCGGCCACAATGAGTGGAAGAATATTGATCTGATACGTTTGCTTTGCAGTTTGCTTGATAAGAAACTCAACCGCAAAGAAGGCGAATCGGCCAGTCTGATTACGTTTGTAAAAGACCGTGCCGGGCATGATATGCGATATGCTATTGACGCGTCGAAACTGAAAGACGAACTTGGCTGGGTGCCCAGCGTAACGTTTGAAGAAGGCCTCGATAAAACGGTTGACTGGTATCTTGCCAATCACGATTGGTTGCAAAATGTGACCTCGGGCGATTACATGAATTACTATGAGCAGCAGTATGTAAAGCGTTAAACGTTTCGTACTACATGAAAAGCGACAACAGGTGAATTCCTGTTGTCGCTTTTTATTTTGGTTATTTCGAGCTGGCCGAAAGTATAAACTGAATTTTCATTTCGTTTTTAATGGCCTGGTCGCCGAGGCCGCTGAAGAAGGAGGATGAATTGTATTTCACACCCCATCTGGTACGGTCTATGATAACTACGGCGAGTAGTTGGGTAAGCCCCGGATAGTTCATTACGCGGGCATTAAATGTAATCGGCTGTGTATTTCCGCAGAG comes from the Bacteroidota bacterium genome and includes:
- a CDS encoding N-acetyltransferase; the encoded protein is MEKEWYAHPTAVIDEGCVIGKGSKIWHFSHLMPGCVLGENCNIGQNVVISPEVILGRNVKVQNNVSIYTGVSCDDDVFLGPSCVFTNVVNPRSAVNRRGQYSKTHVGRGASIGANATIVCGHDIGEFAFIGAGAVVTKTVPAYALVVGNPARQMGWMSEYGHRLEFNTEGIAVCPESDEPYKLENGAVRKLGKAL
- a CDS encoding Gfo/Idh/MocA family oxidoreductase, with amino-acid sequence MSEPIKFAVVGQGHIGKRHAEMVRRNPDTRLVAVCDVMPKEQLGLAGIEEPCYQSIDDLLAAHPDVEVVNVCTPNGLHSSHALKALSAGRHVVVEKPMALSRRDCEQIIHTALDKHKQVFCVMQNRYSPPSVWMKDVVENKIIGDVYMVQLNCYWNRDARYYKAGSWKGKQDLDGGTLFTQFSHWIDLLYWLFGDIDNIQARFADFNHAGLTEFEDSGFVSFRFVNGGMGCINFSTAVWDTNLESSITVVGSKGSVKVGGQYMDKVEYCHIDGYTLPELAPTNPANDYGSYKGSANNHHYVIQNVVDALRGKTSITTNALEGLKVVDMIERIYALRGTDRKS
- a CDS encoding nucleotide sugar dehydrogenase, with protein sequence MYNDILNKKAKVAVIGLGYVGLPIALAFARKVKVIGFDINASRVAMMKKGVDPSNELAKEDFKGCDIEFTASPDKLREAQFFIIAVPTPIDEHNLPDLKPLIGASNTVGKVLKKGDYVVYESTVYPGCTEEDCIPILERESKLKFKTDFKVGYSPERINPGDKEHTITKILKVVSGCDKESLDNIAKVYEIIVEPGTHRAPSIKAAEAAKIIENTQRDVNIALMNELSIIFGRMGINTYDVLEAAGTKWNFLKFSPGLVGGHCIGVDPYYLTYKAEALGYHARVINSGRYVNDSMGYYVAKNTVKKIIAAGKNISKSKVLVMGATFKEDVSDIRNSKVADIVKELKSFGVTVHVADPHADSEELKHEYGFGLNKTGKGYDGVILAVSHKEYKNLDEKYFASLLSPKGVVVDVKGMLRGKIRKLNYWSL
- the rfbB gene encoding dTDP-glucose 4,6-dehydratase, with translation MKNVLVTGGAGFIGSHVVRRLANAYPDYHIVNLDKLTYAGNLANLKDVEGRTNYTFVRGDIVDGAFVQELFAKYDFSFVVHLAAESHVDRSISNPIEFVMTNVVGTVNLLNAAKHHWQGNYEGRRFYHVSTDEVYGSLGDTGMFTEETRYDPHSPYSASKASSDHFVRAYHDTYQLPVVLSNCSNNYGSHHFPEKLIPLAIHNIVNRRPIPVYGTGENVRDWLWVEDHARAIDVILHKGKLGETYNIGGHNEWKNIDLIRLLCSLLDKKLNRKEGESASLITFVKDRAGHDMRYAIDASKLKDELGWVPSVTFEEGLDKTVDWYLANHDWLQNVTSGDYMNYYEQQYVKR